From the Vicinamibacterales bacterium genome, one window contains:
- a CDS encoding glycosyltransferase family 4 protein yields the protein MEKPTPSVLMVTGAYFPEVSGAGLQCRELVKQLHRSVRLTILTTTADPTARMIDTQDGVPVHRVFIDPSNRWSKVVGAVRLTVAVFRNRHRFSILHLHGFSQKSILLSCFAVLRRWPIVIKMTSVGHDDPVSMKARGGLAYRCYLRAALHVGVSSRMTVLYERAGLPLKRYRIIPNGVDLVRFRPSDEAERQTLRHQLKLPATGHAVLFVGFFSAEKCPDRLFDAWASLALGCPEIGPLVFVGATHSKYYEVDPRIAESIKLRANELGLGARVVFVEHTSHIEQYYRAADIFVLPSQREGLPNVLLEAMASGVACIASHLDGVTDDLIEDGVNGLLVSPGEVAELKTALRVFVDYPERLSLLGRQARQTIETHFAIEQTAQEYLNVYRSLMERPACAA from the coding sequence ATGGAAAAGCCAACACCGAGCGTATTAATGGTCACGGGCGCCTACTTTCCCGAGGTCAGTGGTGCGGGTCTGCAGTGTCGTGAGTTAGTAAAGCAGCTTCATAGGTCGGTTCGGCTTACCATTCTCACGACTACCGCCGACCCAACCGCTCGAATGATTGACACGCAGGATGGTGTGCCGGTGCATCGTGTGTTCATCGACCCTTCAAACCGATGGTCGAAGGTTGTTGGCGCAGTTCGTTTGACTGTGGCAGTATTTCGAAATCGTCATCGCTTCTCAATCCTTCATCTCCATGGTTTTTCCCAAAAGTCCATCTTGCTGAGTTGCTTTGCCGTACTGAGGCGGTGGCCGATTGTCATTAAGATGACGTCGGTAGGGCACGATGACCCCGTGTCGATGAAAGCCCGTGGCGGGCTAGCGTATCGGTGCTACTTGCGTGCCGCACTGCATGTCGGTGTAAGTTCACGGATGACAGTTCTGTATGAGCGCGCTGGACTACCGCTGAAGCGATACCGGATAATTCCGAACGGGGTAGACCTCGTCAGATTCCGACCGTCGGATGAAGCCGAACGCCAAACACTTCGACACCAGTTGAAACTTCCTGCCACAGGCCATGCGGTGCTGTTCGTGGGGTTCTTTTCAGCGGAGAAATGTCCAGACCGCCTGTTTGACGCTTGGGCCAGCCTCGCCCTTGGGTGCCCCGAGATCGGGCCGCTTGTGTTCGTAGGGGCCACGCACTCGAAATACTATGAAGTAGACCCACGGATCGCCGAGAGCATCAAGCTTAGGGCGAACGAGTTAGGTCTCGGAGCTCGTGTGGTTTTTGTTGAGCACACATCGCACATTGAGCAGTACTATCGTGCCGCCGACATTTTTGTCTTGCCGTCACAGAGAGAAGGGCTACCGAATGTGTTATTGGAAGCAATGGCGAGCGGTGTTGCTTGTATCGCCTCTCACCTTGACGGGGTGACCGATGATTTAATCGAGGACGGTGTAAATGGACTACTCGTATCACCCGGTGAAGTGGCTGAATTGAAAACAGCGTTACGGGTCTTCGTTGATTATCCAGAGCGGCTGAGCCTACTGGGTCGTCAAGCGCGTCAGACAATCGAAACACACTTTGCAATCGAGCAGACAGCACAAGAGTATCTCAACGTTTATCGTTCGTTAATGGAGCGACCGGCATGTGCGGCATAG
- a CDS encoding glycosyltransferase family 2 protein, which produces MGHPLVSVIMAVHNAEDTLKESLASVLGQTFGNFEVIIVNDGSGDRTGDILQLAAAQDSRVNVFTQGQRGLTNSLNRAISVSQGQYLARQDGDDLSMPERFEQQVRKLDGDEGLAAVGTATVIIDKQGKPMGRFPTAHGAAAVRDGLRALRTTPVHGSMMLRKKHFDAVGGYREAFSASQDFDLWLRLTEQFTIDNLTQPLYQWRITPDSVTANRRQLQLQYGGIALAFAHERRKYGADSYSLLERCAGDLEHFAAQYRFRGRVYGSWGDSLFRALNDPRTARLYLGQAIRCGSLHPWTVGLFAWSLLGLRWPGRKPLPNSPAGTDQSTE; this is translated from the coding sequence ATGGGTCATCCACTAGTCAGCGTCATCATGGCCGTCCACAATGCGGAAGATACGCTGAAGGAATCGCTGGCTAGTGTATTGGGTCAAACATTTGGCAACTTTGAGGTGATCATTGTTAATGATGGTTCAGGTGATCGCACCGGCGACATTCTTCAACTGGCGGCCGCACAGGATTCACGCGTCAATGTATTTACCCAGGGACAGCGCGGACTCACCAACTCACTGAACCGGGCAATTTCTGTCTCCCAAGGCCAGTACCTGGCACGGCAGGACGGTGACGATTTATCGATGCCGGAGCGTTTTGAACAACAAGTGCGTAAGCTCGACGGGGATGAGGGTCTTGCTGCAGTAGGGACGGCCACGGTCATTATTGACAAGCAGGGCAAACCGATGGGCCGCTTTCCAACTGCACACGGGGCCGCTGCTGTCAGAGATGGACTACGTGCACTCAGAACGACACCCGTCCACGGTTCGATGATGCTGCGAAAAAAACATTTTGATGCCGTGGGTGGCTACCGTGAAGCCTTTTCAGCTTCGCAAGACTTTGACCTATGGCTACGGCTGACCGAGCAATTCACCATCGACAATCTTACCCAGCCGTTGTATCAGTGGCGTATCACTCCTGATTCGGTCACGGCAAACCGCCGCCAGCTTCAGCTTCAGTACGGTGGGATAGCTCTTGCCTTTGCACACGAGCGGAGGAAATATGGTGCCGATTCTTATTCCTTATTAGAGCGCTGTGCCGGTGACCTTGAACACTTTGCCGCACAGTACCGTTTTCGCGGTCGTGTGTACGGATCCTGGGGCGACTCGCTATTTCGGGCACTCAATGATCCCCGCACGGCGCGTCTTTATCTCGGCCAGGCGATTCGATGTGGTTCCTTACATCCCTGGACCGTTGGCCTGTTCGCTTGGAGTCTTCTGGGATTGCGCTGGCCGGGACGGAAGCCCCTGCCCAATTCTCCGGCCGGAACGGATCAGTCTACCGAGTAA
- the asnB gene encoding asparagine synthase (glutamine-hydrolyzing) has translation MCGIFGIVGDRASRHAGSSGRRAVEHRGPDAEGLWTDGRVVFAHSRLSILDLSADANQPFFQNEQQVVTYNGEIFNFEELRRELTTDFQFKTSSDTEVLYRLLEKWGRQGLRRLNGMFAFGYYDRTQKKLLLVRDRFGIKPLYFFHDHRGLIFSSEQKAIYPFIEEGVDERALAEYLSFKCVSGQRTLVRGVSELNPGHWLELDVVTNRMSIERWYEMPRERDQVTPDLMESTECLLEDAVRLRLISDVPVGLQLSGGVDSSIIAYLVSTKAGKKLNSYSIGFPGDAQDESKYAEKISAQLGLNHHPIEFTVRDFMELWEQATYHNDEPINHPHSLPIFKLSQVARQDVKVLLSGEGADETFLGYEHHRRYLSLASLKEACAFHQFLPLKVVQEMLGNLVLTFTDQLGGRRDCVKGSATKSGNAKHMVEFSLHLNSLLNRIDKMSMAHAMEIRTPFLDYRIVERGLREKVANLVGEDGDERKRPLMKLYEKFFGDGLSLRKKVGFRVPFDEWLCEDSKFREYVIQKILLSEGADLFASGYVEGLVGRLHRAEFVPSTFREAWVVANFAIWNKVFNEVRHASPSLTE, from the coding sequence ATGTGCGGAATTTTTGGAATCGTCGGGGACAGAGCCAGTCGCCACGCGGGGTCCTCTGGGCGTCGTGCTGTTGAGCATCGGGGTCCTGATGCAGAGGGTCTCTGGACTGATGGCAGGGTGGTCTTCGCGCACTCTCGGTTGAGCATCCTAGATTTGAGTGCGGACGCAAATCAGCCTTTTTTTCAAAATGAGCAGCAGGTAGTTACCTATAACGGCGAGATCTTCAACTTTGAAGAATTACGTCGTGAGTTAACTACAGATTTTCAGTTCAAAACATCGTCTGATACGGAGGTGTTATATCGCTTACTGGAGAAATGGGGGCGCCAGGGCCTCAGGCGTCTGAATGGGATGTTTGCATTCGGATACTACGACCGAACGCAAAAGAAATTACTACTGGTCCGTGATCGGTTCGGCATAAAACCACTTTATTTCTTTCATGATCATAGAGGCCTCATTTTTTCCTCTGAGCAAAAAGCGATTTATCCGTTCATTGAAGAAGGGGTTGATGAGCGGGCGTTAGCCGAGTACCTATCGTTCAAGTGCGTATCGGGGCAGAGGACGTTGGTGCGTGGTGTGTCTGAACTCAATCCTGGGCACTGGCTGGAACTGGACGTGGTAACGAACCGAATGTCGATTGAGCGGTGGTATGAAATGCCTCGTGAGAGAGATCAAGTGACTCCTGATTTAATGGAATCAACTGAATGTCTCCTAGAGGACGCTGTTCGTTTGCGGCTGATCAGCGATGTGCCAGTGGGACTTCAACTTAGCGGCGGAGTGGATTCCTCGATTATCGCTTACCTCGTGTCCACTAAAGCTGGTAAGAAACTGAATTCGTACTCGATCGGATTTCCCGGCGATGCGCAGGACGAATCCAAGTACGCGGAAAAGATATCGGCTCAACTGGGGCTGAATCATCACCCCATTGAGTTCACAGTGCGTGATTTTATGGAGTTATGGGAGCAGGCGACTTATCACAATGATGAACCCATCAACCATCCGCACTCTTTGCCAATCTTCAAACTCAGCCAAGTGGCACGACAGGACGTGAAGGTGCTGCTTTCTGGAGAGGGTGCAGATGAGACCTTCCTCGGATATGAACATCATAGGCGTTACCTGAGTTTGGCCTCGTTGAAGGAAGCGTGTGCCTTTCATCAATTTCTTCCGTTAAAGGTAGTGCAAGAGATGTTGGGGAACTTGGTCCTTACGTTCACCGATCAATTAGGTGGACGTCGGGACTGTGTAAAAGGCTCCGCGACTAAAAGTGGCAACGCTAAGCATATGGTGGAGTTCAGTCTTCATTTGAACTCTTTACTTAATCGAATTGACAAGATGTCCATGGCTCACGCTATGGAAATAAGGACGCCGTTTTTGGATTACAGGATTGTTGAACGAGGTTTAAGGGAAAAGGTGGCCAACCTTGTTGGAGAGGACGGGGATGAAAGAAAGCGCCCCTTGATGAAGTTGTACGAGAAGTTCTTCGGTGACGGTCTGTCGCTGAGAAAGAAAGTAGGTTTCCGAGTCCCATTTGATGAGTGGTTATGTGAGGACTCCAAGTTTCGTGAATATGTTATTCAGAAGATTCTCTTGTCGGAGGGTGCTGATTTATTCGCCTCGGGGTACGTCGAAGGTCTTGTCGGTCGCCTGCACCGAGCAGAGTTTGTGCCATCCACTTTTCGAGAGGCGTGGGTTGTTGCTAATTTCGCCATATGGAACAAGGTGTTCAACGAAGTACGCCATGCGTCTCCATCTCTAACAGAATAG
- the asnB gene encoding asparagine synthase (glutamine-hydrolyzing) produces MCGIAGIVDFDGGVVDESLLGRMCEAIRHRGPDDNGIVRLGGKTLDQGDASVGLGSRRLSIIDIAQGQQPMTNENRTVWVVFNGEIYNFAELRQVLEQAGHTFSTHSDTEVIVHAYEEYGDAFPAVLDGMFGFAVWDVRRQRLLLGRDRFGKKPLVYAELGSRVLFASELQSLLSAPEVPREIDFEAMGAYLAYMAIPAPLTIYRHVRKVPPGHVLIHDRQGTRIERYWSLDFHSKTTDDPRDAVQRVRELFTDAVRKRLVSEVPLGAFLSGGVDSSAVVATMANLSDTPVKTFSIGFDEPGYDELPHARRVAQAFGCEHHELVVRADAIEMLPSLVRHFGEPFADSSAIPTSYLAALTREHVTVALNGDGGDELFAGYGRHMASRWVETWQRVPVPLWGWLAKVADRMAGQAADARRPLARLARVMRGAAAERSVRYRHWVGVFDPELLACLGGDSLPDIDPVKGQFAEVTDLDAVDAMLAVDTAYYLPTDLLAKVDIASMMHSLEARSPFLDHKLAEYVASLPSNLKIRGFLSKAILKDALKGLVPAENLKRKKRGFAVPVARWFKADLREFLNDHLRPSRLASAGLVRQSVIDELITKHQSGAADYGHHLWSLLMLELWHRAFMGGDSVRDNQPGMFPDTIRTPQVT; encoded by the coding sequence ATGTGCGGCATAGCTGGCATCGTCGATTTTGATGGAGGCGTTGTTGATGAGTCCCTCCTTGGTCGGATGTGTGAAGCCATTAGGCACCGTGGTCCGGATGACAACGGTATCGTTCGACTGGGAGGTAAGACGCTCGACCAGGGAGACGCCTCAGTGGGTCTAGGGAGTCGGCGATTAAGCATTATCGACATCGCCCAGGGCCAACAGCCAATGACCAACGAGAACCGAACTGTGTGGGTCGTGTTCAATGGTGAAATTTATAATTTTGCCGAGCTACGGCAAGTCCTCGAACAGGCCGGCCATACCTTTTCGACTCACTCGGATACTGAAGTTATTGTCCATGCATACGAAGAGTACGGTGATGCTTTTCCCGCTGTGCTTGATGGAATGTTTGGATTTGCTGTGTGGGATGTAAGACGTCAGCGCCTTCTACTCGGTCGGGACCGCTTCGGAAAGAAACCTTTAGTGTATGCAGAGCTCGGGTCGCGCGTCCTGTTTGCATCGGAGTTGCAGTCCCTCTTATCAGCACCTGAAGTCCCTCGCGAGATCGATTTCGAAGCAATGGGCGCCTACCTGGCCTACATGGCGATCCCAGCGCCTCTCACGATTTATCGCCATGTTCGAAAGGTGCCGCCTGGACATGTCCTAATTCACGACCGGCAGGGCACCCGTATAGAACGATATTGGTCCTTGGATTTCCACTCGAAAACGACCGATGATCCACGTGACGCGGTGCAGCGCGTGCGAGAGCTTTTCACTGATGCCGTGCGAAAACGGTTAGTTAGTGAGGTGCCCTTGGGTGCTTTTCTGAGTGGGGGTGTCGATTCCAGTGCGGTCGTGGCCACGATGGCGAACCTTTCTGACACCCCGGTTAAGACATTTTCAATCGGATTTGACGAGCCAGGATACGACGAACTTCCGCATGCTCGTCGAGTTGCCCAGGCGTTTGGGTGTGAGCACCACGAGCTCGTTGTTCGAGCGGACGCGATTGAGATGCTTCCATCATTGGTGCGGCATTTCGGTGAACCCTTTGCCGATTCATCAGCAATTCCAACTTCATACCTTGCAGCTCTTACTCGGGAGCATGTGACCGTGGCCCTTAACGGTGATGGCGGTGACGAACTGTTCGCCGGTTACGGCCGCCACATGGCGAGTAGATGGGTTGAGACCTGGCAGCGTGTGCCAGTGCCGCTTTGGGGATGGCTTGCGAAAGTGGCTGATAGGATGGCTGGTCAAGCGGCCGATGCCCGCCGGCCTTTGGCACGGTTGGCACGCGTTATGCGAGGTGCCGCAGCTGAACGGTCGGTGCGCTACCGCCATTGGGTGGGGGTGTTTGACCCCGAGCTGCTGGCGTGTCTTGGCGGCGATTCGTTGCCTGACATAGACCCTGTGAAGGGCCAGTTTGCAGAGGTGACGGACCTAGATGCGGTGGACGCCATGCTGGCCGTTGACACGGCGTACTATTTGCCGACCGATTTACTGGCGAAGGTGGACATTGCATCTATGATGCACTCACTTGAGGCGCGGTCACCGTTTCTGGACCATAAGTTAGCGGAATACGTGGCCAGTCTACCAAGCAATCTGAAGATTAGAGGATTTTTGTCCAAAGCTATACTCAAGGATGCCCTAAAGGGGCTTGTACCAGCGGAAAATCTGAAGCGCAAAAAACGCGGCTTCGCAGTGCCTGTGGCTCGATGGTTCAAGGCCGACCTGCGTGAGTTTCTCAACGACCATCTTCGACCATCTCGTTTGGCCAGTGCAGGGCTAGTTCGCCAATCAGTCATCGATGAGTTGATCACGAAGCATCAGTCTGGTGCTGCCGACTATGGTCACCACCTATGGAGTTTGTTAATGCTTGAACTCTGGCATCGGGCCTTTATGGGTGGTGATTCTGTAAGGGATAATCAGCCCGGTATGTTCCCTGACACCATCAGGACACCTCAGGTAACATGA
- a CDS encoding inositol monophosphatase family protein — translation MTAPHDLDPGHTMIMEAVVKLVQSVGCSLQSWKASGGAEGTWEGSQFHAKADQWAHQLIGEGLSNLKTELPVVSEEDLLPATTTDVTRYWLVDPIDGTASYAEGFAGYVTQVALMEREHPVLAVVFAPHYQELFSAVKGGGAYRNGIRLPLESSSSLTLIDNYPSPRGVAEDLYNEMSFRRYTECGSIGLKICRVAEGAADVFFKPGQVRDWDLAAPHLILQEAGGHLLDATGNEISYGASRRHQGLVAAREDELVHHVASWYHDRILGNQTVIKGRC, via the coding sequence GTGACCGCGCCACACGATCTCGATCCAGGGCACACGATGATCATGGAGGCTGTAGTCAAACTGGTTCAAAGTGTCGGATGTTCGCTTCAGTCTTGGAAAGCATCGGGTGGAGCTGAGGGCACCTGGGAAGGTTCGCAGTTTCACGCCAAGGCGGATCAATGGGCACATCAACTGATCGGTGAAGGCCTTTCAAACCTGAAGACAGAGCTTCCGGTCGTCAGTGAAGAAGATCTATTGCCTGCAACGACCACCGACGTAACCCGATATTGGTTAGTTGACCCCATCGATGGAACGGCCAGTTACGCAGAAGGATTCGCTGGCTATGTAACCCAGGTAGCTTTGATGGAGCGAGAGCATCCAGTGTTGGCCGTCGTGTTCGCCCCGCACTACCAAGAATTGTTTTCGGCGGTGAAGGGAGGGGGAGCGTACCGCAATGGAATCCGTCTCCCTCTGGAATCGTCATCTTCGTTGACCTTAATCGATAACTATCCCTCGCCTCGTGGCGTTGCGGAGGATTTGTACAACGAAATGTCCTTCAGACGTTATACGGAATGTGGCAGTATCGGGCTCAAGATCTGTCGCGTAGCGGAAGGGGCGGCCGATGTATTTTTTAAACCAGGACAGGTTCGAGACTGGGATTTGGCAGCACCCCATTTGATTCTTCAAGAAGCAGGCGGTCACCTACTCGACGCAACTGGCAATGAAATTTCTTACGGAGCTTCACGGAGACATCAAGGTTTGGTCGCAGCGAGAGAAGACGAGCTGGTGCATCACGTAGCGTCTTGGTACCACGATCGCATCTTGGGCAACCAAACGGTCATCAAAGGCCGATGTTGA
- a CDS encoding methyltransferase domain-containing protein: MECTQIEVMSGTLACTSCSNRYPIDHGIPKLLIRDSSADDVVKARTARSFGYLWGRVGPIAHVTSRPYHFEKMSSALSLPTLTGFVLDAGCGEGIDLANQARDPGVEVVGVELSDGGCHTSFARVEQLVGAHVVQADLCRLPFDEATFDAIYSYGVLHHVPTPFRATAEVARVGKGGAQVAVYVYEDFSERFVGWRWLLHAVNSIRGLTTKLPPRLLFWFCRLASPLIYFLFTVPYIVFSRVPGLRAVALSFPFRHARGPFSLAGDLYDRFSAPVEYRYSRTSAMALLRQAKLSVTGVAYDRGWMVRATRDEPARSANG, from the coding sequence ATGGAATGCACGCAGATCGAAGTGATGAGTGGCACCTTGGCGTGTACTTCCTGTAGTAACCGCTATCCAATCGACCACGGTATTCCCAAGCTTTTGATACGGGATTCCTCGGCCGATGATGTTGTAAAAGCAAGAACTGCTCGTAGTTTTGGTTACCTCTGGGGCCGTGTCGGACCGATCGCTCATGTGACTTCTCGTCCGTATCATTTTGAAAAGATGTCTTCTGCACTTTCCCTGCCAACTTTGACAGGGTTTGTGTTGGATGCGGGGTGCGGAGAGGGCATCGACCTCGCCAATCAGGCAAGAGACCCTGGCGTGGAAGTTGTTGGCGTGGAGCTGAGTGATGGTGGGTGTCATACGAGTTTTGCACGTGTGGAGCAGTTAGTCGGCGCTCACGTCGTTCAGGCTGACCTCTGTCGCTTGCCGTTCGATGAGGCTACGTTTGATGCGATCTACTCTTACGGCGTTCTCCACCACGTCCCCACACCGTTTCGAGCTACAGCCGAGGTTGCGCGTGTTGGTAAAGGCGGTGCACAAGTAGCGGTTTACGTCTATGAAGACTTCAGTGAGCGGTTCGTTGGTTGGCGTTGGTTGCTCCATGCCGTTAACTCCATCCGCGGTCTTACAACGAAGCTGCCGCCACGTCTTTTATTTTGGTTTTGTCGGCTTGCGTCGCCTCTTATTTATTTTCTGTTTACCGTGCCCTACATTGTGTTCAGTCGAGTTCCAGGTTTACGCGCTGTTGCGTTGAGTTTTCCGTTCCGACATGCACGAGGACCGTTCAGTCTCGCAGGCGATCTCTACGACCGTTTCTCAGCTCCGGTGGAGTACCGGTATAGCCGCACAAGTGCAATGGCATTATTGCGCCAGGCGAAGTTGTCTGTAACCGGCGTGGCGTACGACCGTGGCTGGATGGTAAGGGCTACTAGAGACGAACCAGCAAGGAGTGCCAATGGATAA
- a CDS encoding glycosyltransferase family 39 protein → MMSTTSVDRGRPFHWCSDWLGLVLLAFGLRLAAALVTDSFHHPQVYEYENLARAMLDGRGFTFRHLGITYHSYAPPLYAWLCAMIYSAGGTVVAVLVVQMLVSVGHVVLVQVLAERLFQRRGAGLIAGLLMALHPGLIIYASTKAHPLTFDALFFTLVLWQFWRLRDQPSFGRAAVTGAVIGLGVLSRATIGVLLPLGCLWLLATSARQDWPKLFARCVAVGVCAVAIVAPWTIRNTLIHRQFVPMVTVDSEVFWRGNNPAATGHSYIDSGRLVIDAMSAESRAELRQLPNEMEQSRWFRRRALEFIEADPGAFVRLTIRKLFYFWWFSPQTGVLYPRLWLYGYQGYYLLVLFLSGFGLWSIARQSRRMCAQHGALLIVAFLVGLSGLQSFYYVEGRHRWAIEPLIIVLAGGSVAGLSRAVTTRWRNRVAASNIC, encoded by the coding sequence ATGATGTCCACTACCTCGGTCGACAGAGGCCGACCGTTCCACTGGTGTTCAGACTGGCTAGGACTAGTTCTACTTGCCTTCGGTCTTCGCCTTGCCGCGGCACTTGTGACCGACTCATTCCATCATCCGCAAGTCTATGAGTATGAGAACCTCGCACGAGCCATGTTGGACGGACGAGGTTTCACCTTCCGTCACCTAGGGATCACGTATCACTCCTATGCGCCACCCCTTTATGCGTGGTTGTGCGCGATGATCTATTCAGCCGGCGGGACTGTAGTGGCGGTGCTAGTTGTTCAGATGTTAGTAAGCGTCGGTCACGTCGTCTTGGTTCAAGTACTTGCCGAGCGTCTTTTCCAGCGACGCGGTGCAGGGCTTATTGCCGGCTTGCTGATGGCCCTGCACCCGGGACTGATTATCTACGCCAGCACGAAGGCACACCCGCTCACTTTTGATGCGTTGTTCTTCACTCTCGTATTGTGGCAGTTTTGGCGGCTCCGCGATCAACCCAGTTTCGGACGAGCCGCAGTAACGGGCGCCGTGATAGGGCTCGGAGTGCTATCGCGGGCGACCATCGGAGTCCTCTTGCCCCTTGGCTGTTTGTGGCTGCTTGCTACTTCAGCGCGACAGGATTGGCCGAAATTATTTGCACGCTGCGTTGCAGTTGGGGTGTGCGCTGTCGCCATTGTTGCGCCGTGGACGATTCGGAATACGCTGATTCATCGCCAGTTTGTGCCGATGGTTACAGTGGACAGCGAGGTATTCTGGCGCGGTAACAACCCGGCGGCGACTGGGCATTCCTATATCGATTCCGGTCGTTTGGTAATCGACGCGATGTCGGCAGAGTCAAGGGCCGAGTTGCGTCAGTTGCCCAATGAGATGGAGCAGTCTAGGTGGTTTCGACGGAGAGCGTTGGAGTTTATTGAAGCTGACCCGGGTGCGTTCGTGCGCCTAACGATACGAAAGCTATTTTATTTCTGGTGGTTCTCGCCACAAACAGGTGTGCTCTATCCAAGGCTGTGGCTATATGGCTATCAGGGCTACTACCTGCTGGTTCTGTTTCTGTCTGGATTCGGCTTATGGAGCATTGCCAGGCAGAGCCGCCGTATGTGCGCGCAACATGGGGCCCTGCTTATCGTCGCATTTCTCGTAGGGCTCTCGGGCTTGCAGAGCTTTTACTATGTCGAGGGCCGGCACCGATGGGCGATCGAGCCGCTGATCATTGTGCTTGCCGGGGGTAGCGTGGCGGGATTGTCCCGTGCCGTTACGACTCGATGGCGTAACCGAGTGGCAGCTAGCAACATCTGTTGA
- a CDS encoding GNAT family N-acetyltransferase translates to MTEISRALAVTRDYLRLKGYQVSLGEELRFDLLGPEHTELILKWRNDKEIVGAFATTDGLSREAHEQFLATYEVQDRIDLVLVDESTNTPIGMFYLTGVSSTNPQIGKFIGEKHYRGKGLAKLATQALIRFAFDHLQLVELYAHTRKDNRNNIRLNQALGFHSESVEARSAGIFVIMKLQRS, encoded by the coding sequence GTGACTGAGATTTCGAGAGCTTTGGCTGTTACCAGAGACTACCTTCGCTTAAAGGGCTATCAGGTGAGTTTAGGCGAGGAATTGCGGTTTGATCTTCTGGGGCCGGAACATACTGAATTAATCTTGAAATGGCGAAACGACAAGGAAATTGTTGGTGCATTTGCAACTACAGATGGCCTGAGTCGTGAAGCTCATGAACAGTTTCTCGCTACTTACGAGGTGCAGGACCGAATTGACCTTGTGTTGGTTGATGAGTCCACGAACACGCCCATCGGAATGTTCTATTTGACAGGTGTGTCGTCGACGAATCCGCAGATTGGTAAGTTTATCGGTGAAAAGCACTACCGGGGAAAAGGTCTTGCGAAACTGGCCACACAAGCATTAATTCGATTTGCCTTCGACCATTTACAGCTAGTTGAACTCTACGCTCACACTAGAAAAGACAACCGGAACAACATCCGTCTCAATCAGGCTTTGGGTTTTCACAGTGAGTCGGTAGAGGCAAGAAGTGCTGGGATATTCGTTATTATGAAGTTGCAGAGAAGCTGA
- a CDS encoding class I SAM-dependent methyltransferase, which translates to MKNTSRLFARSLDFLRAIFRKCSRGKYGYAPLCETPLAQPSEYYRLWHEAKSRTYPSVDRYEQDCEAAIEPDWFHQLALLTQVVIKRSELCYQHGRLLYSTLVRYVRTQGRDHLTVVDTGTARGFSALCLAKALHDMGATGKVVTFDVLPHDVKIFWNCVRDADGPRTRESLLKDYSGLIKRYLIFQRGDTYQELAKMSFPRVNFAFLDSVHSYDHVMAEFSSIRDLQKTGDIILFDDYTLGVYPGVVRAADEICLTHGYLKNVVTANTQRRYLVAEKR; encoded by the coding sequence ATGAAGAACACTAGCCGCCTGTTTGCACGTAGCTTGGATTTCTTGCGTGCAATATTTAGAAAGTGTTCCCGGGGGAAGTACGGTTACGCACCGTTGTGTGAAACTCCACTTGCCCAGCCCTCTGAGTATTATCGGCTGTGGCACGAGGCGAAAAGTCGTACGTATCCATCCGTTGATCGCTACGAACAGGATTGCGAGGCCGCGATTGAGCCAGACTGGTTTCACCAACTCGCGTTGCTGACACAGGTGGTTATCAAGCGGTCAGAACTCTGCTATCAGCACGGACGTCTGTTGTACTCGACTCTCGTCCGTTACGTACGAACGCAAGGTCGTGACCACCTGACTGTTGTTGATACCGGCACCGCAAGGGGCTTTTCTGCTTTATGTTTGGCCAAGGCACTACACGATATGGGCGCAACAGGTAAGGTCGTGACCTTCGACGTGCTTCCTCATGACGTGAAGATTTTTTGGAACTGTGTTCGTGACGCTGACGGTCCTAGGACCAGGGAGTCCTTGCTCAAAGATTACTCTGGACTGATCAAGCGTTACCTCATTTTTCAGAGGGGCGATACGTATCAGGAACTGGCCAAGATGAGCTTTCCACGGGTAAACTTCGCGTTTCTTGACAGCGTGCATTCGTACGATCACGTCATGGCCGAGTTCTCGTCCATCCGTGACCTTCAGAAAACTGGTGACATTATCCTTTTCGATGATTACACACTTGGAGTTTATCCAGGAGTGGTGCGTGCTGCAGATGAAATCTGTTTGACTCATGGATATCTTAAGAACGTTGTAACCGCTAATACCCAGAGACGGTACCTGGTCGCCGAGAAACGGTAG
- a CDS encoding glycosyltransferase: protein MACGLPIIGTRVPGIQQALIHEETGFLCGTTPSDIRAALHEVLERSELRERVSCRALAYAQERFSLTRIAQQELAVLTTLS, encoded by the coding sequence ATGGCCTGTGGACTACCGATCATTGGAACTCGCGTTCCAGGGATTCAGCAAGCGCTTATTCACGAGGAAACTGGTTTTCTCTGCGGGACGACACCGTCAGACATCAGGGCCGCTCTACATGAGGTGCTCGAGCGTTCTGAGCTCCGGGAACGCGTGTCGTGTCGTGCTCTGGCATACGCCCAAGAGCGCTTCTCACTTACGCGGATTGCACAGCAGGAACTAGCTGTGTTGACCACTTTGTCCTAA